Proteins encoded by one window of Deltaproteobacteria bacterium:
- a CDS encoding 50S ribosomal protein L17 — translation MRHNRDVKRFSRPKGHLRCMLANLTNDLLNEGRITTTVAKAKELRRYAERMITLGKAGDQAAMRRAMAFLRNKRTVKRLFGELAPLFKERKGGYTRIVKAGYRDGDCAPVAVIELVERPAADAGGK, via the coding sequence ATGAGACACAACAGGGACGTAAAGAGGTTTTCCCGGCCCAAGGGACACCTGCGGTGCATGCTGGCCAACCTGACGAACGACCTGCTCAACGAGGGGAGGATCACCACGACCGTGGCCAAGGCCAAGGAGCTTCGCCGCTACGCCGAGCGCATGATAACGCTCGGAAAGGCCGGCGACCAGGCCGCCATGCGCCGCGCCATGGCATTCCTGCGCAATAAGCGCACCGTCAAGAGACTCTTCGGCGAGCTGGCCCCGCTCTTCAAGGAGAGGAAGGGCGGCTACACAAGGATAGTGAAGGCCGGTTACCGCGACGGCGACTGCGCCCCCGTGGCGGTGATAGAGCTCGTCGAGAGGCCGGCGGCCGACGCCGGGGGCAAGTAG